TGGTGCGGCTTTGTCCTTTAAACAGTCGGATTTAACTCCAGAAATATTTACAACTCAGGTATTGAATTTGTTGCAGTCTCCGACGGAATTAGGGAAAATGGGAGAGAAGGCCAAAGCGATCGCTGTTCCTGATAGTGCAGATAAATTGGCGACTTTGGTGAGAGAGGCGATCGGCAATTAATTCCCATTAACTCAAAATAGTCATTCCTAAATTGTGAGCATTTGGTGATATGGCGCGGTAGGATAGATAATATCTCTCAGATTTGCAACAATCGTTTACAAGTATTACAAAAACACAGCATATTTTAAACGAATGAGGTACAGGATTTAAATTCAAAGCCAGACAGAAAGCCAGTTTTACTCCTGACTCCTGACTGGGCGCAGACCCTGCGCCCCTACCTCCTGAATTCTGCTGTAAGTAACACTCTAAAAGATTTACCAGCCGCCACTACGGTGGACTAATGACTATATTTACATTGAACTAGGAAAATTGCGAACTTTTGTAGCGATATACTAAACACGGTTAGGACATGGACTTTTACGAAATTACGAAAAACCTAAATTTGTAGGGGTAAAGCAAGAGCTTCATTGGTGTCAACTTAACGTAAAACCCATAGCCCGCCTGGGAATGAATTCCCAGTCTAAGGGACTTCCAAATAAAAAAATACTCAACCACCTAACGCAAAAATCTCTCAAACCCTTATTCCTCTGTGTCCTCTGCGCCTCTGTGGTTCGTTAATCAGGATAATTTATTTCTTGGAAGTCCCTAATAGCATTAACGTAAAACCCATAGCCCGCCTGGGAATGAATTCCCAGTCTAAGTAGGTGAGCGTTGAAAATTGTCGTTATGGCAAGGCAAAAGGCAAGAGGCAAGAGGCAAGAGTGAAGAGGGTTTGGGCGATTTTACATTTCTTTACACAGTTTGGTTTTATTGTGTTCACCTACTTAATAGCAGAAGTTGTCTTTTGATGACTAAATAACCCAGAAATTTTTGAGTAAACTTTAGTTTACTTTCGCTATTAGCCCGGAAATTCATTTCTGGGTGGGTGTGGAAGCCAACAAATAAGCCATCTGTAGCCTAAGTTGACACCAATGAGCACTGCTAAATCCCTACCCACAAAATCAAATGAATAAGCCGTGTTGAGTATAGTTTGACTTTTATTATGAGAGAAGAGGACAAAGGGCATTTTCTAACAATGATAAAAGCCTGTTGTCATCAGTTTCTGATATTCCCAATGTGACTAATTTGCTGAAATGGAAAATAATCACAACAGTTTGACAAAGCTAAATAAGGAGAATCGGGGTTTGGGAATGGAACGGTGGAAACAAGACTTCAAAAATGACCTGATTGCTGGTTTGCTGGTGGTAATTCCCCTGGCAACCACAATCTGGTTAACAATTACCATAGCTACCTGGGTAATTAACTTTCTCACCCAAGTTCCTAAACAACTTAATCCCTTTGATGGCTTAAATCCGATATTAGTGAATATACTTAATTTGCTAGTAGGATTAGCCGTGCCATTATTAAGTATTCTGGCTATCGGTTTAATGGCTAGGAATATTGCTGGGCGATGGTTATTAGATTTCGGTGAACGGTTATTACAAGCGATTCCTCTGGCAGGACAGGTATATAAAACTCTTAAGCAACTCTTAGAAACTCTCCTAAAAGATTCTAATGGTAAATTTCGACGGGTAGTTTTAGTAGAATACCCTCGTCCGGGCATTTGGGCGATCGCATTTGTCACCGGCGCAATTAGCAATGAAATCCAAAGTCAAATATCCCGTCCCGTCATCAGTCTATTTATTCCCACTACCCCTAATCCGACCACAGGATGGTATGCAGTAGTACCAGAAGAGGATGTAATTAATCTCTCTATATCCGTAGAGGATGCTTTTAAGATAGTTGTGTCAGGTGGTATAGTCGCCCCTAATATTCCATCACCAGAGCTTTCTGCACTGTCAGCAGGATCATCTTTAGAAATACAACAGCGGGAAATTCCCGAAATAGAAACTAAACTCGATACCAACCTAGCAAAGTGAACAAAAAATAGATAAGCTAATTGTTCATCTGTGCTAGAACTCATATATTTTTCATCATCCCAACTGTATGCAACGTCGTAAACCCCAACAAATAGCCCGCGAATTGGCTCTGTTAAGCCTTAGCCAATTACCAATTAACCCCAAGAAACTGGAAACCCTATCAGACGAGCAATTAGTCTCTAAGTTAGTTTTAGGGGCAGTCCGTACCCTGACATTAGAGGTACAGGACACATTGAACAATGCCGCGGGCGAACTACAACGGAGTAATGATCGCCTATTAACTAGCGAAACTAGAGCCGCTGACTTAAATACGGCTAGAACTATGTTGAAAGAGGCAATTTCCTATACCCAAATAGCTATCAATCAATTAGGTACATCCGTTGATTTTCCTGAATTAATTCAGTTAGCTAATCAAGATAAGGAAGTTCGTAATTACGCTAAAGCTATTATTATTACCGTTAGTGAAAATCATCAGGCTATCGAAGAATATATTTCTCATGCTTTAGTAGATTGGCAAGTTACCCGTCTAGCCCAAATTGATAGAGATATCCTGCAAATAGCCACCGCAGAAATAAAGTTTATGAAAGTTCCCAATAGTATTGCCATTAACGAAGCTGTAGAATTAGCTAAACGCTACAGTGGAGAAGACGGACACCGTTTTATTAATGGTGTTCTCCGTCGAGTTAGCGAACAAAAACAACCTGTTTGAATTAGTCATTAGTCATTAGTCAGTTGTCAGTTGCAAAACTATTATTCATTACCCATTACCCATTACCCATTACCCATTACCCATTACCCATTACCCATTACCCATTACCCATTCCCTAAACTACAATGGCTTTTAATTGGTTTCGTCGTCCGAATAATGAATCTGCTGATACTCCTGAAACTCAAAATCAGGAGGAAACACCCGCAGTAGAAGCAACTGAAACAGAAACAACCGGACTAGATACGGCGGATTTGTTGGCTTTTGCTAAAGCTGCTTATAAAAATATTCAAGAAAAACAACAAATAGAACCAGAATCACCTGTAGCTGTTGAAGAAAATACTATTACTGAAGAAATAGTAGAAACTGAAGCAGAAGAAGAAACTGCACCGATAGAAATCGCCACCAATATAGCAGAAATTACTGAGGATGTTGTCAGTGAATTAGAAACAGCTAATTTATCTTTTTTAGAACGGGCTGCGGCTGAAAGAGAAGCTAAACAGGAGAAATTAATTGCTAGTGCGATAGAAACAGAGATTCCAGAAACACCGACAACCCCAATAGCAGCAGAAGTCGAGATTCCAGAACTGGTGTTTGATGATGGGTTTAAGTGGTCAGCCAAGGTTTTAGCCGCCCAAGGGAGAAAAGCTGAAGATATTTCTCTAGAAGAAATTACTTGGTTGAAAAAACTGCGCCAAGGTTTAGATAAAACCCGACGGAATATTCTCAACCAACTCAAAGCAATTGTTGGTCAAGGACCTCTTAATCAAGCGGCTGTAAATGAAATTGAATCATTACTTCTACAGGCAGATGTGGGTGTAGAGGCAACGGATTATATTATTGCTGCGCTCCAGAAAAAAAT
The DNA window shown above is from Anabaena sp. WA102 and carries:
- the ftsY gene encoding signal recognition particle-docking protein FtsY; the protein is MAFNWFRRPNNESADTPETQNQEETPAVEATETETTGLDTADLLAFAKAAYKNIQEKQQIEPESPVAVEENTITEEIVETEAEEETAPIEIATNIAEITEDVVSELETANLSFLERAAAEREAKQEKLIASAIETEIPETPTTPIAAEVEIPELVFDDGFKWSAKVLAAQGRKAEDISLEEITWLKKLRQGLDKTRRNILNQLKAIVGQGPLNQAAVNEIESLLLQADVGVEATDYIIAALQKKILAEVTPPEQAIAYLKEILRGMLDAPLQNQDKPSFAPEKDQLTIWLITGVNGAGKTTTIGKISHLAQKSGYKCLIGAADTFRAAAVEQVKVWGNRSGVEVIANPGKNTDPAAVVFDAIAAAQSRETELLLIDTAGRLQNKKNLMDELSKIRKIIDKKAPNARVESLLVLDSTLGQNGLRQAEVFSQAAQLSGVVLTKLDGTGKGGVAIAVVQQLGLPIRFIGAGEGIEDLRPFSSYEFVEALLSG
- a CDS encoding DUF502 domain-containing protein yields the protein MENNHNSLTKLNKENRGLGMERWKQDFKNDLIAGLLVVIPLATTIWLTITIATWVINFLTQVPKQLNPFDGLNPILVNILNLLVGLAVPLLSILAIGLMARNIAGRWLLDFGERLLQAIPLAGQVYKTLKQLLETLLKDSNGKFRRVVLVEYPRPGIWAIAFVTGAISNEIQSQISRPVISLFIPTTPNPTTGWYAVVPEEDVINLSISVEDAFKIVVSGGIVAPNIPSPELSALSAGSSLEIQQREIPEIETKLDTNLAK
- the nusB gene encoding transcription antitermination factor NusB produces the protein MQRRKPQQIARELALLSLSQLPINPKKLETLSDEQLVSKLVLGAVRTLTLEVQDTLNNAAGELQRSNDRLLTSETRAADLNTARTMLKEAISYTQIAINQLGTSVDFPELIQLANQDKEVRNYAKAIIITVSENHQAIEEYISHALVDWQVTRLAQIDRDILQIATAEIKFMKVPNSIAINEAVELAKRYSGEDGHRFINGVLRRVSEQKQPV